A portion of the Nitrospira sp. genome contains these proteins:
- a CDS encoding DUF4239 domain-containing protein, giving the protein MNPTTVSLVVFACVFGGTLGGMWLRSILPQHHLDAESKDTVKVGIGLIATMTALVLGLVTASAKSSFDSTNATVKQAAITILALDRALARFGPEASGIRKDLQQALEVRIEQIWGRGLSTRVDLDATNIRPGLSAERLAEVIRGLTPHDDSQRSAQVRALELIEALLQARWLIAGGGDTSVPVPFLSVLVFWLTLTFASFGVFAPRNATVLAVLIVCALSVSSALFLVLEMDGPFDGLIKASADPLRYALTHINH; this is encoded by the coding sequence ATGAATCCGACGACCGTCAGTCTCGTCGTCTTCGCGTGCGTGTTCGGCGGCACGCTCGGCGGGATGTGGTTGCGCAGTATTTTGCCCCAACATCACCTTGACGCCGAATCGAAAGACACCGTGAAGGTGGGGATCGGATTGATCGCGACGATGACCGCGCTCGTGCTGGGCCTGGTGACCGCCTCTGCCAAGAGTTCCTTCGATTCCACGAATGCGACCGTGAAACAAGCGGCCATAACCATCCTGGCCCTCGATCGCGCGCTCGCTCGTTTCGGGCCTGAGGCGAGCGGGATTCGCAAGGACCTCCAGCAGGCGCTTGAGGTACGGATCGAGCAGATCTGGGGCCGGGGCCTCTCGACCCGCGTCGACCTCGATGCGACGAACATTCGTCCGGGGCTGAGCGCAGAAAGACTGGCCGAGGTCATTCGCGGCCTCACCCCGCACGACGACTCGCAGCGGTCGGCACAGGTCCGTGCGCTGGAGCTCATTGAAGCGCTGTTGCAGGCCAGATGGCTCATAGCCGGCGGCGGTGACACCTCGGTTCCGGTGCCGTTCCTCTCGGTCCTGGTGTTCTGGCTGACGCTCACGTTTGCGAGCTTCGGGGTGTTTGCCCCGCGGAATGCCACGGTGCTCGCGGTCCTCATCGTGTGTGCGCTCTCGGTGAGCAGCGCCCTTTTTCTCGTCTTGGAGATGGATGGGCCGTTCGATGGATTGATCAAGGCGTCTGCGGACCCCTTGCGCTACGCGCTTACACATATCAATCACTAG
- a CDS encoding carboxypeptidase-like regulatory domain-containing protein, translated as MKVTVQVLAAGVTTFAGLVLDEDDQPVKGALVTLGATQVSTDDGGNFVMQNLPVGAEQSLLIDGGPASTPQHSLPVIPYKVAIVAGQANALRFVPHLHVQKTTGLVPTQKGSGLAIMQRLCYSPLSWPAPCGLSFPVPSIMSPVAAMRDRTSSPMTATARRS; from the coding sequence GTGAAGGTCACGGTTCAAGTCCTCGCCGCAGGCGTGACGACGTTCGCGGGGCTCGTGCTGGATGAAGACGATCAGCCGGTCAAAGGTGCACTCGTCACCCTAGGCGCGACGCAAGTCAGCACCGACGACGGCGGCAACTTTGTGATGCAGAACCTGCCGGTGGGCGCCGAGCAATCGTTGCTCATCGACGGCGGCCCGGCTTCCACGCCGCAGCACAGTCTGCCGGTCATTCCCTATAAAGTGGCCATCGTTGCGGGACAGGCCAACGCACTGAGATTCGTGCCGCACCTGCATGTCCAAAAGACCACCGGCCTGGTCCCCACTCAAAAAGGGTCAGGTCTTGCAATCATGCAACGGCTCTGCTACAGTCCCCTGTCATGGCCCGCCCCCTGCGGATTGAGTTTCCCGGTGCCGTCTATCATGTCACCAGTCGCGGCAATGCGCGACAGGACATCGTCGCCGATGACCGCGACCGCGCGACGTTCTTGA
- a CDS encoding transposase, whose product MARPLRIEFPGAVYHVTSRGNARQDIVADDRDRATFLTLVAHVIDRYSWRCHAYCLMDNHYHLVLETLQPNLSLGMRQLNGRYTQAYNRRHRRVGHLFQGRFTAILVEKETHLLELCRYVVLNPVRAKMVMHPRLWAWSSYRGTAGELTGPAWLSTDWILGQLGRRQREAQMRYREFVAEGRGGSHPWDQLRGQIYLGSEAFIERHQPDRVIREIPRRQTQAKRPPLPDVFQRRGREAQLIAVAYRKYGYRLHEIATHLGVHYATVSRRLKQAEQANI is encoded by the coding sequence ATGGCCCGCCCCCTGCGGATTGAGTTTCCCGGTGCCGTCTATCATGTCACCAGTCGCGGCAATGCGCGACAGGACATCGTCGCCGATGACCGCGACCGCGCGACGTTCTTGACGCTCGTGGCGCATGTCATTGACCGCTATAGCTGGCGCTGTCATGCCTACTGTCTCATGGACAACCATTACCATCTCGTACTCGAAACACTTCAGCCGAATCTCTCACTGGGGATGCGGCAGCTGAATGGACGGTATACCCAAGCTTACAATCGTCGGCATCGCCGGGTGGGGCATCTCTTTCAAGGGCGGTTCACGGCGATTCTGGTGGAGAAGGAGACGCATCTCCTGGAACTGTGTCGGTACGTGGTGCTCAATCCGGTCCGGGCGAAGATGGTCATGCATCCTCGCTTGTGGGCGTGGAGTAGTTATCGCGGGACGGCGGGGGAACTGACGGGGCCGGCATGGCTCTCGACCGACTGGATCCTCGGGCAGTTAGGCAGGCGGCAGCGAGAAGCGCAGATGCGCTATCGTGAGTTTGTCGCCGAGGGGCGCGGGGGATCGCACCCCTGGGATCAGCTGCGAGGGCAGATCTATCTGGGATCCGAAGCATTCATTGAACGACATCAACCCGATCGGGTGATTCGAGAGATTCCCCGACGGCAGACGCAGGCGAAGCGGCCGCCGCTCCCGGACGTGTTTCAGCGCCGAGGCCGAGAGGCGCAGCTGATCGCGGTCGCCTATCGGAAGTATGGCTATCGGTTGCATGAGATTGCCACGCATCTTGGGGTGCACTATGCCACGGTGAGTCGGCGACTCAAGCAGGCCGAGCAGGCCAATATCTGA